GCGGCTCAGTAGGCACTTGTTCTAGCCCCTGGCCACTTGGCTATTTGATGCGCGACATTTGGCGGAAGAAGTCGGCCTTGAGGGTCTCGAAGTCGTTGCCGAAGGCGGCTTGGAAGTCCGTAAGTCGCCCCTCGGGCTCGTCCCAGATGAGTTGCGGTTTGGCGGCGAGCGTCTCCAGGTAAGCGACATACTCTTTGGGGCGGTTACGGATGAGGTAGTAGTTCCAAGCCCAAGCGGCGGCGTAGGCCGACTGTGCCGTTTGGGGATCGGCTAAGAGCTTGTCCTCGGTCAGCAGCTTTTCCAGCGTGATAGTTTTTCCTTGGCGGTAATCCATGCGGAATTGATTCCAGCGTGGACGATTTACTTTCCCCAGTCCACCCCAGCCGCGGGAGTTGCTGAGGTCAGGTGTTTCAAAGTACAGCGCGAGGCCCTCGCTGAGCCAACGGGGGTTGTCGGCTAGACGAGTTTGCAAGCCGCAGTTGTAGGCGATTTGGTGAGTAGCTTCGTGAATGATTGTCGCTACCAAAGGAGCTGCCGCCGGCGTGGAAAGCGTGGCGGTGATATCGTGAATCGAGCCGCGATTACTCTGACGACGAGAGTTAGCTTGCTCGCCGGTCAGATCGTACATGATGACCCGGTTGCTGGTGATGCTGTAGTAGCCGATCACTGAATTCACCGCTGCTCCGAGTTCCTTGCGTGCATAGCGGGCGTAGGAGGATCGATCGCTAAATACAAGGACGACCATCGGTTGCTTCGGTTGCTTGACCTCGGCGTCGTGTCTCCGCCAGTATCCGAGGAATCCTTTGTTGAGCCGTTCCAGTAGCGAGCTGCACCATTTGGCGTAGGTGCGCGTCGTGTTGTACGCGATGACGTAGTTCTTGGACTTATGAATCTGGAAGTCGTCGGGAAGTTCGTCTAGCAGTGACGCAGCCAGTTGATCGCCCTCGAGACGCGCGTACTTGGTGTCGTCGCTCGAGCGGTTGGCAATCTGATCGGGTTCGAGGAGATGAAGCTCTTGATTAGGAGTTTCGAAAAGCAGGCCACCATCGGCCGCTTCGACGAGAACTTTCCCCGAGAGGGTAGAGCCTTTCTCCAATATGACGCGGTCGAGTCCCACCGCCGTCGCAGGCCAGGCTAAGAATAGCACCACCGTCCAAGCAGCGAGCTTGGGGCGTTGTGCGACGA
The genomic region above belongs to Lacipirellulaceae bacterium and contains:
- a CDS encoding DUF1570 domain-containing protein — encoded protein: MPTTDLTTFVAQRPKLAAWTVVLFLAWPATAVGLDRVILEKGSTLSGKVLVEAADGGLLFETPNQELHLLEPDQIANRSSDDTKYARLEGDQLAASLLDELPDDFQIHKSKNYVIAYNTTRTYAKWCSSLLERLNKGFLGYWRRHDAEVKQPKQPMVVLVFSDRSSYARYARKELGAAVNSVIGYYSITSNRVIMYDLTGEQANSRRQSNRGSIHDITATLSTPAAAPLVATIIHEATHQIAYNCGLQTRLADNPRWLSEGLALYFETPDLSNSRGWGGLGKVNRPRWNQFRMDYRQGKTITLEKLLTEDKLLADPQTAQSAYAAAWAWNYYLIRNRPKEYVAYLETLAAKPQLIWDEPEGRLTDFQAAFGNDFETLKADFFRQMSRIK